From the genome of Duffyella gerundensis, one region includes:
- the xylB gene encoding xylulokinase, protein MYIGIDLGTSGVKVVLLDEHGELVASQTQPLSVSRPHPLWSEQDPESWWQATDGAMRALAAEQDLSQVRAIGLSGQMHGATLLDHQFNVLRPAILWNDGRSAVQCQQLEQRVPDSRTITGNLMMPGFTAPKLLWVQQHEPELFSRIGKVLLPKDYLRWRMNGVCASDMSDAAGTLWLDMAKRDWSDVMLAACGLTRQQMPALFEGNQPTGTLRPDIAAGWGMGDVQVVAGGGDNAAGAVGVGMVNVGQGMLSLGTSGVYFLVSEGFMANPASAVHSFCHALPQRWHLMSVMLSAASCLDWAAKLTGCADVPQLLAEAQQAQVTLPPIWFLPYLSGERTPHNDPQAKGVFFGMTHQHGRAELANAVLEGVGYALAQGIDAVHASGIAPRSIMLIGGGARSAYWRQMLADISGQTLDFCTGGDVGPALGAARLARLAMTPQGNMAALLPTLPLEQRHQPDADKHANYQRKRAVFAQLYQRLAPLMQELEA, encoded by the coding sequence ATGTATATCGGGATCGATTTGGGCACTTCAGGTGTGAAAGTGGTGCTGTTGGATGAACACGGCGAACTGGTCGCCAGCCAGACGCAACCGCTGAGCGTGTCACGTCCACACCCGTTATGGAGTGAACAGGATCCCGAAAGCTGGTGGCAGGCCACCGACGGCGCGATGCGCGCGCTGGCGGCGGAGCAGGATCTCAGCCAGGTGCGCGCCATCGGTCTCAGCGGCCAGATGCATGGCGCCACCTTGCTCGATCATCAATTTAACGTGCTGCGTCCGGCTATTCTGTGGAACGACGGCCGCAGCGCGGTGCAGTGTCAGCAGCTTGAGCAAAGGGTGCCCGATTCCCGCACCATCACCGGCAATCTGATGATGCCGGGTTTTACCGCGCCGAAGCTGCTCTGGGTACAACAGCATGAACCTGAGCTGTTTTCCCGCATTGGTAAGGTGCTGTTACCTAAGGATTATCTACGCTGGCGCATGAATGGCGTCTGCGCCAGCGATATGTCTGATGCGGCGGGAACGCTGTGGCTGGATATGGCAAAGCGCGACTGGAGCGACGTCATGCTGGCCGCCTGCGGCTTAACGCGTCAGCAGATGCCCGCGCTGTTTGAGGGCAACCAGCCAACCGGCACGCTGCGGCCTGACATCGCCGCCGGGTGGGGAATGGGCGACGTTCAGGTGGTGGCCGGAGGTGGCGATAACGCGGCGGGCGCGGTCGGCGTCGGCATGGTCAATGTCGGCCAGGGCATGCTGTCGCTGGGCACATCTGGCGTCTACTTCCTGGTCAGCGAGGGATTTATGGCTAACCCCGCCTCGGCGGTGCACAGCTTTTGTCACGCGCTGCCGCAGCGCTGGCATTTGATGTCGGTGATGCTCAGCGCAGCATCCTGTCTCGACTGGGCGGCCAAACTCACCGGCTGTGCTGATGTGCCGCAGTTGCTGGCGGAAGCACAGCAGGCGCAGGTGACGCTGCCGCCCATCTGGTTTCTGCCTTATCTTTCCGGCGAGCGCACGCCGCACAACGATCCCCAGGCTAAAGGCGTATTTTTTGGTATGACGCATCAGCATGGCCGTGCCGAGCTGGCGAACGCGGTGCTGGAAGGCGTGGGCTACGCGCTGGCGCAGGGCATTGATGCGGTGCACGCCAGCGGCATTGCGCCGCGCAGCATCATGCTCATCGGCGGCGGCGCGCGCAGCGCATACTGGCGGCAAATGCTGGCAGATATCAGCGGTCAGACGCTGGATTTTTGCACCGGCGGCGACGTCGGTCCGGCACTGGGCGCTGCGCGCTTAGCAAGGCTGGCGATGACGCCGCAGGGCAATATGGCCGCGCTGCTGCCGACGCTACCGCTGGAGCAGCGCCATCAGCCCGATGCCGATAAACATGCGAATTACCAGCGCAAGCGGGCGGTATTTGCCCAGCTTTATCAGCGGCTGGCACCGTTGATGCAGGAGCTGGAGGCGTGA
- the xylA gene encoding xylose isomerase: MQSWFDQLDRVRYEGTQSTNPLAFRHYNPDELVLGKRMEDHLRFAACYWHTFCWNGADMFGSGAFQRPWQQPGDALEQAKRKADIAFEFFHKLNVPWYCFHDVDVSPEGDSLKSYINNFAAMTDVLAEKQAQTGVKLLWGTANCFTHPRYAAGAATNPDPEIFTWAATQVFTAMNATHRLGGENYVLWGGREGYETLLNTDLRQEREQLGRFMHMVVEQKHKMGFHGTLLIEPKPQEPTKHQYDFDVATVYGFLQQFGLEKEIKVNVEANHATLAGHSFHHEIASAIALGIFGSVDANRGDPQVGWDTDQFPNSVEENALVLYEILKAGGFTTGGLNFDAKVRRQSIDKYDLFYGHIGAMDTMALALKVAANMIADGELDRRVARRYSGWNGELGQQILKGEHSLETLAAYAAEQRLDPQPQSGRQEQLENLVNHYLFVK; the protein is encoded by the coding sequence ATGCAATCCTGGTTCGATCAGCTCGATCGCGTCCGTTATGAAGGAACGCAAAGCACCAATCCGCTGGCTTTCCGCCATTACAATCCCGATGAACTCGTGCTTGGCAAACGCATGGAAGATCATCTGCGTTTTGCCGCCTGCTACTGGCATACCTTCTGCTGGAACGGTGCTGACATGTTTGGCAGCGGCGCTTTTCAGCGTCCGTGGCAGCAGCCGGGTGACGCACTGGAACAGGCAAAGCGCAAAGCGGATATCGCCTTCGAGTTTTTCCATAAGCTGAATGTGCCCTGGTACTGCTTTCACGATGTTGACGTGTCGCCGGAAGGGGATTCGCTGAAAAGCTATATCAATAATTTTGCCGCGATGACCGACGTGCTGGCGGAGAAACAGGCGCAAACCGGCGTGAAATTGCTGTGGGGCACTGCCAACTGCTTTACCCATCCGCGCTATGCCGCGGGGGCCGCCACCAATCCCGATCCGGAAATTTTTACCTGGGCGGCGACGCAGGTGTTCACGGCGATGAACGCCACCCATCGTCTTGGCGGAGAGAACTATGTTCTGTGGGGCGGTCGTGAAGGCTATGAAACGCTGCTGAACACCGATCTGCGCCAGGAGCGTGAGCAGCTGGGCCGCTTCATGCATATGGTGGTAGAGCAGAAGCATAAAATGGGCTTCCACGGCACCTTGTTGATTGAACCCAAGCCGCAGGAACCGACCAAGCACCAGTATGATTTTGATGTCGCGACGGTCTACGGCTTTCTGCAGCAATTTGGGCTGGAAAAAGAGATCAAGGTTAACGTCGAGGCGAACCACGCCACGCTGGCGGGCCACTCTTTTCACCACGAAATTGCCAGTGCCATTGCGCTGGGCATTTTTGGTTCGGTGGATGCCAACCGCGGCGATCCGCAGGTCGGCTGGGATACCGATCAGTTCCCTAACAGCGTTGAGGAAAATGCGCTGGTGCTGTATGAAATCCTCAAAGCGGGCGGCTTTACCACCGGCGGCCTGAATTTTGATGCCAAAGTCCGTCGACAGAGTATCGATAAATATGACCTGTTTTACGGCCATATTGGCGCCATGGATACCATGGCGCTGGCGCTGAAGGTGGCGGCGAACATGATCGCGGATGGCGAGCTGGACCGTCGCGTGGCGCGCCGTTACAGCGGCTGGAACGGTGAACTGGGCCAGCAAATTCTTAAAGGTGAACACTCGCTGGAGACGCTGGCGGCGTATGCTGCTGAGCAACGCCTGGATCCGCAACCACAAAGCGGGCGTCAGGAGCAGCTGGAAAACCTGGTGAATCACTATCTTTTCGTAAAATAA
- the xylF gene encoding D-xylose ABC transporter substrate-binding protein codes for MKMKTTLLALCAALALVSQAGLAKEVKIGMAIDDLRLERWQKDRDIFVKKAESLGAKVFVQSANGNEETQMSQIENMINRGVDVLVIIPYNGQVLSNVIAEAKREGIKVLAYDRMINNADIDFYISFDNEKVGEMQAQSLVQRVPQGNYFLMGGSPVDNNARLFRNGQMKVLKPLIDSGKIKIVGDQWVDAWLPENALKIMENALTANGNKIDAVVASNDATAGGAIQALSAQGLAGKVAISGQDADLAAIKRINNGTQTMTVYKPISKLANDAATIAVELGDGKQPKSNATLDNGSKKVPAWLLEPIAVDKTNIDSTVVADGFHKKSDL; via the coding sequence ATGAAAATGAAAACGACGTTGCTCGCCCTCTGCGCCGCACTGGCGCTGGTTAGCCAGGCAGGCCTGGCCAAAGAAGTAAAAATTGGCATGGCCATCGACGATTTGCGGCTTGAGCGCTGGCAAAAAGACCGCGATATTTTTGTGAAAAAAGCAGAATCCCTTGGCGCTAAAGTATTTGTCCAGTCGGCCAACGGTAATGAAGAAACGCAGATGTCGCAGATCGAAAATATGATCAATCGCGGCGTCGATGTGCTGGTGATTATTCCCTATAACGGTCAGGTATTAAGTAACGTTATTGCTGAAGCAAAACGTGAAGGAATTAAAGTGCTGGCTTATGACCGCATGATAAATAATGCCGATATCGATTTTTATATCTCTTTTGATAATGAAAAAGTCGGCGAAATGCAGGCGCAAAGTCTGGTACAGCGCGTGCCGCAGGGTAACTATTTTTTGATGGGCGGCTCGCCGGTGGACAATAACGCCCGCCTGTTCCGCAACGGCCAGATGAAAGTGCTGAAACCGCTGATCGACAGCGGCAAAATTAAAATCGTTGGCGATCAGTGGGTCGATGCCTGGCTGCCGGAAAACGCGCTGAAAATAATGGAAAACGCCCTGACCGCCAATGGCAACAAAATTGATGCGGTGGTGGCCTCCAATGACGCGACGGCGGGCGGTGCGATTCAGGCGCTGAGTGCGCAAGGCCTGGCGGGCAAAGTCGCGATCTCCGGGCAGGATGCCGATCTGGCCGCCATCAAACGCATCAATAACGGCACGCAAACCATGACCGTCTACAAGCCGATCAGCAAGCTGGCTAACGACGCCGCAACGATCGCCGTGGAACTGGGCGACGGCAAACAGCCTAAATCCAACGCCACGCTCGATAACGGCAGCAAAAAAGTTCCCGCCTGGCTACTGGAGCCGATCGCCGTTGATAAAACCAACATCGACAGCACCGTGGTGGCTGACGGCTTCCATAAAAAGAGCGATCTCTGA
- a CDS encoding xylose ABC transporter ATP-binding protein, translated as MARLLEMKNITKLFGAVKAVDNVSLSLEPGEVMSLCGENGSGKSTLMKVLCGLYPTGSYQGHIFFAGEELRATTIRDTERKGIVIIHQELALVRQMTVMENIFLGGELTQRGVLDADTMTLRCQTLLEQVRLDVSPETRVGELGLGQQQLVEIARALNKQVRLLILDEPTASLTEQETRVLLDIIRNLRNHGIACVYISHKLNEVKEISDTICVIRDGQHIGTRRADAMSEDDIITMMVGRELTSLYPVEPHPVGEEILRVENLTAWHPVNRTIKRVDNLSFNLRRGEILGIAGLVGAGRTETVQCLFGVWPGRWEGQVYVNGEAVRITDCQHAIAQGIAMVPEDRKKDGIVPVMGVGKNITLAALGQFSSAFSVVDEAREQQAIGEAMARLKVKTASPELAIGHLSGGNQQKAVLAKCLLLNPRILILDEPTRGIDIGAKYEIYKLINQLAQQGIAIIVISSELPEVLGLSDRVLVMHQGQLKADLINRDLTQEKIMEAALRSEHYA; from the coding sequence ATGGCCAGGCTGCTTGAAATGAAAAATATCACCAAGCTGTTCGGCGCGGTAAAAGCGGTGGACAACGTATCGCTGAGTCTTGAACCCGGCGAAGTGATGTCGCTGTGCGGCGAAAATGGCTCGGGTAAATCGACGCTGATGAAGGTGCTGTGCGGCCTGTATCCAACAGGCAGCTATCAGGGGCATATCTTTTTCGCCGGGGAAGAGCTGCGTGCCACCACCATTCGCGATACCGAGCGCAAAGGCATTGTCATTATTCATCAGGAGCTGGCGCTGGTCAGGCAGATGACGGTGATGGAGAACATTTTTCTCGGCGGCGAATTGACCCAACGCGGCGTGCTGGATGCCGACACCATGACACTGCGCTGCCAGACGCTGTTAGAGCAGGTGCGGCTGGATGTTTCACCGGAAACGCGCGTGGGTGAACTGGGTCTGGGTCAACAGCAGCTGGTGGAAATTGCCCGCGCGCTGAACAAGCAGGTTCGCCTGCTGATTCTGGATGAGCCCACTGCCTCGCTAACCGAACAGGAGACGCGGGTGCTGCTGGATATCATTCGCAATCTGCGCAATCACGGCATCGCCTGCGTCTATATCTCTCACAAACTCAACGAGGTGAAGGAGATCTCCGACACCATCTGTGTGATTCGCGACGGTCAGCATATCGGCACCCGCCGCGCCGACGCGATGAGCGAAGATGACATCATCACCATGATGGTGGGGCGCGAGCTGACCTCACTCTATCCGGTTGAACCGCATCCAGTGGGCGAGGAAATATTGCGGGTAGAAAATCTTACCGCCTGGCATCCGGTCAACCGCACCATTAAGCGCGTGGATAACCTCTCGTTCAATCTGCGGCGCGGTGAGATTTTGGGCATTGCCGGGCTGGTCGGCGCCGGGCGCACCGAAACCGTTCAGTGTTTATTTGGCGTCTGGCCCGGCCGCTGGGAAGGTCAGGTTTACGTCAACGGCGAGGCGGTACGCATTACCGATTGCCAGCACGCCATTGCGCAGGGCATTGCCATGGTGCCGGAAGATCGAAAGAAAGATGGCATCGTGCCGGTGATGGGCGTCGGCAAAAATATTACCCTGGCGGCGCTGGGCCAGTTCAGCAGCGCGTTTTCGGTGGTCGATGAAGCGCGGGAACAGCAGGCCATTGGCGAGGCAATGGCGCGTCTGAAGGTCAAAACGGCATCACCAGAGCTGGCGATTGGTCACCTGAGCGGTGGCAATCAACAAAAGGCGGTGCTGGCAAAATGCCTGCTGCTGAATCCACGCATCCTGATCCTCGATGAACCCACCCGCGGCATCGATATCGGTGCGAAATATGAAATTTACAAGCTTATCAACCAGCTGGCCCAGCAGGGGATCGCCATTATCGTGATCTCCTCAGAACTGCCAGAAGTGCTGGGTCTCAGCGATCGCGTGCTGGTGATGCATCAGGGCCAGCTCAAGGCTGACCTGATTAATCGCGATCTGACTCAGGAGAAGATTATGGAAGCGGCCCTGCGGAGTGAACACTATGCTTAA